In Gossypium arboreum isolate Shixiya-1 chromosome 5, ASM2569848v2, whole genome shotgun sequence, a single genomic region encodes these proteins:
- the LOC108489711 gene encoding putative pectate lyase 21 — translation MQCVNVNIKNSHLSIVAKSFLEMARFYLVSLLICLHATLTFSRHVPQQISEPVPRYSTRRQLDMEQCRTGNPIDDCWRCDPEWEANRRKLADCAVGFGKNAIGGRDGDVYVVTDSGNDDPLNPTPGTLRHAVIQTEPLWIIFDHDMVINLREQLLINSYKTIDGRGHDIQITSGPCITLHNVSNVIIHNIYIHKCLPSGYAMVWDPFPHSGSDGDGISIFGSRDVWIDHCTLANCYDGLIDATYGSTSITISNNYMLHHNEVMLMGHSDEFLDDKNMQVTIAFNYFGEGLVQRMPRCRHGYFHIVNNVYTGWQMYAIGGSANPTINSQGNVFVASDSNYSKEVTKRESYFDEWKNWNWRSEGDMMLNGAFFTPSGEEASESYIKASSMVARPSSLLTKTAQFAGSLRCRKGYGC, via the exons atgCAATGTGTAAacgttaatataaaaaatagtcaTCTCTCCATTGTAGCTAAAAGCTTCCTTGAGATGGCAAGGTTCTATCTAGTTTCCCTACTCATATGCTTACATGCTACCTTAACATTCTCTAGACATGTTCCTCAGCAAATATCAGAACCAGTACCTAG GTACTCAACAAGAAGGCAGTTGGATATGGAACAATGTAGAACTGGTAATCCTATAGATGATTGCTGGAGGTGTGACCCTGAATGGGAAGCCAACCGGAGAAAGCTAGCTGATTGTGCGGTTGGGTTCGGGAAAAATGCCATTGGGGGTCGAGATGGTGATGTTTATGTAGTCACGGATTCAGGTAATGATGATCCCCTAAATCCAACTCCAGGTACATTACGTCATGCAGTTATTCAAACTGAACCTCTGTGGATCATCTTTGATCATGACATGGTCATAAACCTAAGAGAACAACTGCTGATCAACTCGTACAAGACCATCGATGGAAGAGGACACGACATCCAAATCACAAGTGGACCGTGCATAACGTTACACAATGTGAGTAATGTAATCATACATAACATCTACATACATAAGTGCTTACCGTCAGGGTATGCAATGGTGTGGGACCCGTTTCCTCACAGTGGATCTGATGGAGATGGGATCTCGATATTTGGCTCGCGGGATGTGTGGATTGATCACTGCACACTAGCAAATTGTTATGACGGGCTCATTGATGCCACGTATGGTTCAACATCCATAACAATCTCTAACAACTATATGCTACATCACAATGAAGTCATGCTTATGGGTCATAGTGATGAGTTCCTTGATGACAAGAACATGCAAGTAACAATAGCTTTCAACTACTTTGGGGAAGGCCTGGTTCAGAGAATGCCGAG GTGCAGGCATGGATATTTTCACATTGTTAACAATGTATACACCGGTTGGCAGATGTATGCAATCGGAGGAAGTGCCAACCCGACAATCAATAGCCAAGGGAATGTATTCGTAGCATCAGATAGCAATTATTCAAAGGAG gTGACGAAACGTGAAAGCTACTTTGATGAGTGGAAGAACTGGAATTGGAGATCAGAAGGAGATATGATGCTTAATGGTGCTTTTTTCACACCTTCTGGAGAAGAAGCTTCAGAAAGCTACATAAAAGCATCAAGCATGGTGGCAAGACCATCTTCACTTCTAACAAAGACAGCTCAGTTTGCTGGTTCCCTACGTTGCCGAAAAGGCTACGGCTGCTAA